A part of Aegilops tauschii subsp. strangulata cultivar AL8/78 chromosome 2, Aet v6.0, whole genome shotgun sequence genomic DNA contains:
- the LOC109761728 gene encoding uncharacterized protein: MENTTSPQSSCISQPPPPASMSVGESSWAMHFANFVASTDNRQEMDHQGGEASDSDFSSGFSSSSDSLGDGSDTDSFLTSDLMDEDDEDDSLQDTACSSAARPKVTNMHDMFMKSILTMDAKDMNTAQLAKYFLDAGSRQQATGAVPEAISSGNSNEKQLHEFNDLRKKGLCLVPLSMLIDYLG; this comes from the exons ATGGAGAACACAACATCGCCACAGTCTTCTTGCATCAGCCAGCCGCCACCGCCGGCGTCCATGTCGGTCGGCGAGAGCAGCTGGGCTATGCACTTTGCAAACTTTGTGGCATCAACAGACAACAGACAGGAGATGGATCACCAAGGAGGAGAAGCCTCTGACAGTGATTTCTCCTCTGGCTTCTCTTCCTCATCTGATTCCTTGGGTGATGGTTCCGACACCGACTCCTTCCTCACGTCGGACCTCATGGATGAAGATGACGAGGATGATTCTCTGCAGGACACTGCCTGTTCTTCCGCCGCTCGCCCTAAG GTAACCAACATGCATGATATGTTCATGAAGTCAATTCTAACCATGGATGCGAAGGACATGAACACCGCCCAGCTG GCCAAGTATTTCCTCGATGCGGGTTCAAGGCAGCAGGCGACTGGTGCGGTTCCAGAAGCGATCAGCAGTGGAAATAGCAACGAGAAGCAGCTGCATGAGTTCAATGATCTGAGGAAGAAAGGGCTTTGCTTAGTCCCTCTCTCCATGTTGATAGATTACCTAGGTTGA
- the LOC109767979 gene encoding uncharacterized protein: MASNYKMKGFFKGFKIISQIFAAKEQEMVIGRPTDVKHVAHIGWSSSTPGTLTGNASPSWMNVIEGSSDFSSLGYFAPSAGTSWTSQDFEQQHQLPRDMLPLRIASEITGEDVAAAPCPDVPRPPPRKTRRKRKTTLGSLVNSTMPNDSSASASTAATVVADAIDTNGVMQ; this comes from the exons ATGGCGTCCAACTACAAGATGAAGGGGTTCTTCAAGGGCTTCAAGATCATCTCCCAGATCTTCG CGGCGAAGGAGCAGGAGATGGTGATCGGCCGGCCGACGGACGTGAAGCACGTCGCGCACATCGGCTGGAGCAGCTCCACGCCGGGGACGCTCACGGGGAATGCTTCTCCAAGCTGG ATGAATGTCATCGAGGGATCATCTGATTTCTCGTCTCTGGGCTACTTCGCGCCGTCAGCGGGGACCTCCTGGACTTCTCAAG ACTTCGAGCAGCAGCACCAACTCCCACGTGACATGCTGCCTCTCAGGATAGCTTCAGAGATcaccggggaagacgtggcagcaGCTCCGTGCCCTGATGTTCCACGCCCGCCACCGAGAAAGACAAGGCGAAAGAGGAAAACAACGCTTGGCTCTCTAGTGAATTCGACAATGCCAAATGATTCATCTGCATCAGCCTCGACGGCAGCAACAGTTGTTGCCGATGCCATTGACACCAATGGTGTGATGCAGTGA
- the LOC109767989 gene encoding ABC transporter I family member 1, with product MPALRPPPPRLMLNAVSCMRNAQTVLRDINVSVHDGTALVLTGANGSGKTTFLRMLAGFSRPSAGEILWNGHDVTSPGVFQQYKLQLNWMSLKDAVKEKLTVLENVQWFELLEGKHGRSAPAIELMGLGRLMNDKARMLSMGQRKRLQLARLLAIDRPIWLLDEPSVALDSEGVKLLEYIIAEHRKKGGIVIVATHLPIEIEDSMNLRLPQRFPRRKTLVDLVR from the coding sequence ATGCCGGCCctgaggccgccgccgccgcgcctcatGCTCAACGCCGTCTCCTGCATGCGGAACGCGCAGACGGTTCTCCGGGACATCAACGTCAGCGTCCACGACGGCACGGCGCTCGTCCTCACGGGCGCCAACGGCTCCGGCAAGACCACCTTCCTGCGGATGCTGGCCGGCTTCTCGCGCCCCTCGGCCGGGGAGATCCTCTGGAACGGCCACGACGTCACCTCCCCGGGGGTCTTCCAGCAGTACAAGCTGCAGCTCAACTGGATGTCGCTCAAGGACGCCGTCAAGGAGAAGCTCACCGTGCTGGAGAACGTCCAGTGGTTCGAGCTCCTCGAGGGCAAGCACGGCAGGTCCGCCCCCGCCATCGAGCTCATGGGCCTCGGCCGGCTCATGAACGACAAGGCCAGGATGCTCTCCATGGGGCAGAGGAAGCGCCTGCAGCTCGCCAGGCTGCTCGCCATCGACCGCCCGATCTGGCTCCTGGACGAGCCCTCTGTCGCGCTCGACTCCGAGGGTGTCAAGCTGCTCGAGTACATCATAGCGGAGCACCGCAAGAAGGGTGGGATCGTCATCGTCGCCACGCATTTGCCCATTGAGATCGAGGATTCCATGAACCTCCG